Part of the Vigna unguiculata cultivar IT97K-499-35 chromosome 3, ASM411807v1, whole genome shotgun sequence genome, gtgcaagaaacttgtgactatcctcgacaaagatggaatcaacaaccatatatgaagacaatagtgtattgttcaattgaaaggatgatatagatatcaaaaaattcattcatgtgaaatTATGGCAAGTCTATTTACGAAGTTTTTGctaagaagaacttttgagcaaatgattcacaagttcaGACTTTGTCACCtctctaaaaaaaaattgaaattaccgaCAGAATTTTATCGACGAATGTGTTTCAGtcagaaaatttaaattatcgacgaattttactgacgaatttttaaattttaattatcgacGAAAAAATACATCGGTAACACATTTCATTTATCGACAGAAAAATTCGTCAGTAAAATTCGTcaataattccaatttttttaacgGAGAAATTTGTCGACGGATTGAGCCGTTGGTAAAAGAAACGGGAAATTTCCCACTCAAATTGTATTTTTGACGAATTATTTCGTCGAtaaaattcgtcgataattttaaaaaattttaccgatggatttaccgacggatttatcCATCGGTAAAAGAAGCGAGAAATTTCTCGCCAAAATTTGCATTTTTGACGGATTTTTCTGTCGGTACTTACGTAACTTAAAATCCATCGGtaaaattcgtcgataatttaattttttttatcgtcgAATTTACCGACGAATAAATTCGTCGGTAAAAGGAGCAAGAATTTTCCCGCCAAACTCACCTTATAAGAAgacgagaagaagaagaaaaagaaaaaaagaagagaagaagaagaaggaaaagaagaagaagtagaagaagaagaagaaaaaaaaaaggagaaaaagaaggagaaggataaagaaaagaagaaagagaaaaaggagaaggagaagaagaaaaataaaaagaagaaggagaaggaggagaagaagaggaagaaggagaaaatgaaggagaagaaggagaagaagaagaagaaggaaaaagaagaaaagaaagaggaagaaaaagatgacGGCAACGACGGTGGCAACAACGGCGACGACGGTGACGATGACGACGAGAGTGGAGATGGCGAcgactaaaaaaaatgaaaaaaaaaatgaaagaaggaggaggaagaagatgaacaatgCATGTtatttaccgacgaattttttggtaattaccgacagatttttcGGTCGGTATTTGTCGACAAATTTATCGACGAATTTTTCTATCGGTAATTATCGACAGATTTATCGACGGAACATGATTTCCGTCGGAAAAATTTTACTGACAAGAGTTTTAGGGACAAATTTTTTACCGTCGATAATGTTGATTTAGCGACGGATTTTGaccattaccgacggattttgacTGTCGATAATAtcagtttttcttgtagtgccttaatgatgtaagtttacatgagggggttTGTATTCTTTTTCCTTTACTAGGTTTTTTATTCCAAAGGATTTtacctagtaaggttttaacgaaacacattcttttatcaatggacactcaaaggggagtgttatgaattaatgattgtctattgatttgatacatttactcatatcaTATGATttatactcatatgattcattattctttaattactctttatgtaaatatttgtattaactaagtactaagttgatttgttttctgtatggattacatgttgtaaTAAGTAGGACTCtttctatcaataataatagataGATCAGTTGTTCCCTATTctttattctctatttttttcttttcttctctattatctattattctatcttttattcgctttatttcaaAATCGGGTTAACATTTTTCtataatgggttaaatatgtttttggtcccttaacttttagtaaattttggaattagtccattttgaaactttggaccaatttagtcctccatcttttgaaatgcgtggatttagtccttttaatcaaattttgttaagtttatttgacatttcaagcacgtttcataatagtatttgacttaacattaaagcaaaaatgtgtcaaacagtataaacaactcaaatacaatcctgaaatgtgtACGAAACATCCAATAAaccaaccaaaatttgattaaaaggactaaattcacgtatttcgaaagatcaatgactaaattggtccaaagtttcaaaatggactaattccaaaatttactaaaagttaagggaccaaaaacatatttaacccttctataattaattattttattttttaaaataaaataataaaataaagaattattaattatatcttaacCATTATCGTGACTACTAATATAGAGGGTgagttctttttatttatttatttatttttaattaagtgaacacgtgaaccaacccgtttaacccgccaagtCGTGGTGGACTGAAtcgggttcgaatttttttggctcgctaaaaaatgaaatgggttgggttggctcattaaatcatcaacccgtggtgggtcgagccgggtcgggccgggttacccattttgacaactctatgGGTAtagggaatccccgactttttcaattgggtatggggatggggatgggatgtACATATtcccgccataatactcgtccccatttaaattattaaaatattctcaattaattaagtaaccatatatatatatatatatatatatattattattattttttatttcttctaattatttggtttgtcatgaaactcatttgcatctcaattatatttttcatcttatcataacatttatgtaattaaaaaatatgtatgtcaattaaaatattttatgtctcacattcgaatatttctattattttttaatatttttagttattgtatattttcctttcacataaaaatgtttaatactctcaatttaagtatttaatagcacaaacctttcgtttaataggtaatataaaaaaaactcctttacttattattattattattattattagtttttgtttcattaaactcttttgtttcactaaaacaatttttgttatttctcaaccactgagtaaatatgttgatatttgaaaagttttcttagatctctaagataatttctttcaatagtctctcaaattgttagtaaacatttgttaattttttaatattattatttcttgtttatttttattatgtagaatactatttcgatatattttatctaattattttttattttttaactcattatatctcatattgtaattttttcagtataattgtataaataacttttatttactacaatataaaaatttaatgtaattgtcataaatatttttttatcaccatccaacataattgaagttcaaaatatacaagatttatgttaaaattttattattataattattatttgttctttgtatcattttgatcaagtaatgtattataacttttattagtgtataaaataagaaattcattagaatttaaaagattgaagtaaaaaattatttaaaatatattttaatttaaatatttgttttctttttatttaaaaaaaaatatttttaaattttatcaactaggtttcactatgtttgcaaatttaataaatgtgttggttctcatgaaaatttatttggtattataatttaaaatgtaaacaattataatttattttaaacttttattatgattattatttgttctgtgtatcattttgatcaatgatgtattataacttttattaatgtataaaaaaaatattcattagaatttaaaagattgaagtaaacaaacatttaaaatatattttaatttgaatatttgtttttcttttatattttttaaaaaatatttttaaattttatcaactaggtttcattaatgtttgtaaatttaataaatgtgttgattctcatgaaattttatttggtattataatctaaaatgtaaataattataatttatttaaaacttttattatgattattatttgttctttgtatcatgttgtattataacttttattagtgtataaaaaatagatttattagaatttaaaagattgaagtaaacaaacatttaaaacatattttaatttcaatatttgtttttcttttatattttaaaaaatatttttaaattttatcaactatgtttaactaatatttgcaaatttaatcaatattttggttctcataaaattttatttggtattataatctaaaatgtaaacaattataatttatttttaagtatttgatatcaaagaaacaaccatccttctaatattgaatatttattaatactatgtttcctttatcataattttgtattattttataaagattaattaaaattaatattgaagtagtaagaaaatgggtatgggtatgggtacgatattatacccgttacccggtagggatggggatgggacaaaagtttgatactcgttgggtttgggtatggggatgaggatgaatgtTTTTTACaaggatgggtatgggatagcgaaactcgtgCCCGCCCCGCCCTGTTGCCATCGCTACCCATatccatccccatacccaattgaaaaaatcgggaattccccatacccatagagttgtcaaaacgggtaacccgacccaacccggctcgacccaccacgggttgatgatttaatgagccaacccaacccatttcattttttagcgagccaaaaaaaattgaatctgGTCCGGTCCACCACGGCTTGGCGGGTTAAACAGGTTGGCTCACatgttcacttaattaaaaaaatgttattttttttttattttttttcagtctaaattgtaattctaattaaaattgaaataaactttaatacaatccaaatacaaaccaaaataaaaaaaagtacaaattatttatgtgttggataaagaAACAACTTAatatgacccaaatgtaaagctcaacttaataaaaataaataaaaacacttgtcTGACCCTTTTATGTGCGGGTTGGtaagccaacccggctcaccacgagtTTAACCCGAATGAGCCAGGTTCTAAATgagtcgggtcaaaaatcaactcgtattgaaatttgtaaaaaaatttcaacccaatccGACCTAaatccgtggtgagccgggttggctcgcaggtttcaacccattttgacaactctacatactcatacccagtcaatgcggagaTTCTCCATCAAAATGAGAACGAATTCAAACAATACTtacgaaaataaatttatttgccatctctatttaTCATCCTCTCCTtcgatatttttatttatgatacgAGAAATTAGGTAATCTCATCTCACGTGGCGAGTCTACCATCAAAGACAGCCTTTGACTTTCATTTCATCACGTTAAATCTCCCACTTCCACTCATCCATGTCGGCAAgccaagaaaataataattatgtattttttgtgATCCAATTCTCATCCCATTTCCTTTATTTCCTTAATTATGCTTTAATtagaataatttgtttttatttaggaTTTTAGTTTTAGTCTTTAGGATAATCCTTGtcccattttattttatttattactttctcGGTTTTTTAAAAatgcttttcttttcaaaattttgaaaatatgattactaaatttaaataagtaaaatatattttattaaaaaataatttaatgaactaaaataatcatttcaaattttacggacaaaattataattgaaactattttattttatttttttacaaaaaaatgttttgtttcttcttcttcttcttcttattactgatattattaattatctttattaaattaCCCGCCATTGTCACTCTCAAATTACCTTATCCAACCAACTCATCTCAGATTCATTATCTCACTTTCCATTTCAACagcttcaacaacaacaacatcatcaacatCAAAATGGAGGGTCTCATCAAGGGCTTGGTCGATGTTGCTATCGGTGGCGCTGATCACAACGATGGCCAAGAAGAACACGGTGAACGCTCCTGGGCCGACCTTGTCTCCGGCGATCAGGATCAGGTTTCCGATTCTACTATGTCAACTCGACATTCCCATTTTTCAAGTTTTATCTGTCAGGATCACGTGATATCAAAATTCTATCTTTATTTCTGCAGGATCACCCTCGTCCTCAACCTCATCGGCAGCAGCAGCACCACCAGCAACAGACACAGTGGTCCAACTCACCCCAAAAGGTCACATTTCTTCATCTTTGTTCTCAATTCCCCAAAAATATGTAATCTTACTCATTCATTGATAATGTTATGGCCATTATAGGAAGAACGGTGGGAAGAGGATAGTCACAGTTATACCAACAGGCCCCATCAGGTGAACGTCAATCACTTGGTCTCAATTCTTAAATCCAATACCATACTCTTCTCATATGTAGCCCTTCATGTAACCACACTTGTTCTCTGTCCAGGCAGTGTACCGTCCTCAGCATGAGGAGAGCCAATCTCAAAATTTCAGCACTGGTCACAAGGTAAATCCCCTTCACTCTTAGCTTCAAGTTTAGCTTTGCAGTATTAACCCTTTGAACATAGATAGTTATGGTTTGGCTTCATCGTAGATTTGAAGTTTATAAATGATGTGTTTGGATATCTCAAGAGATTGTCgctaaatcttttaaattttaaagtgtaATGTAGTTGATACCTAACTTTGTTCAATAACAATATCTTTTTTGGGTTGCTTGCTACCTTGATGTGATATAGATTACTGGGGTCATTTATCCCAGTGACAAATTACTCTTATTGATGCTTAATATATAGTAAAGCTGTTCTATCAGATTTGTTACCTTTTGGTGCTGCATCGCTTGTGCTCAATATGTACAGAATTCAAGCTCTTGTGGTCATCCTGCTGGCACTTGCTTTCATTCAGATCTATCTGTCTCTGCATACAGTTTAAGATTGTTTTTGGAGAAAGAAACTGGaagaattttcttcttcttcttcttcttctttaaatAACACGATAAATGTTCCACTGAATTGGTGGGTAGTTGAGAATCTGGCTTCGAGAGAGAGAGTATGGTAGCATTGAACATGTTGAGAAAGTTTGGACAATGGATAGGATTTGCCTTCTTTCCAAGTGATGCCGTATATAATACGAAGCATTTCTTTTCTATTAAATTGAACTATTAAGGTGAGActcgttttttattttttgcaggTGAATGAAGATCAAGATGGATGGCAGACTGTTGGAAAACCTCAAAGACGGACAGAAAAGGTTTGTGTGTGAGAATATGGTAGAATTGAACATGTTGAGAAAGTTTGAACAATGGATAGGCTTTGCCTTCTTTCCAAGTGATGCGGTATATaacataaaacattttttttttctattaaatagaACTATTAATGTGAGActcgttttttattttttgcaggTGAATGAAGATCAAGATGGATGGCAGACTGTTGGCAAACCTCCAAGGCGGACACAAAaggtttgtgtttgtgttttcaTCAATATGTCTAATATAAAAGCATATGCGGCTTTTTCAGTGTTTTGTATtgttataaactaattttgttttgttgataTTGTTGTAACACGTATTCTTCTTTGAATTCTACTGTATGTTAACTTCGTTACTGAATCTGTGATCTAACCAGTTATGGATGTTTTATGCTTCATCCCTGTCTGAATCTGAATGATGGATCTTACCAAGTTCATGTAGGTTCCGAAGGAAACTTGGCAGAACTACAAACGGCCTTCTCATGAGCAAGAATACTCTGATGAGGTTCAAGTCGGTGATAGTTTGGAGCCCTCAGAAGATGAACTTGCTGATCTATCAAAAGCTTGTGAGAAACTCTGGGATCTTGATTTCAATAGGTTGGTACCTGGAAAAGACTATGAAATTGACTGTGGTGAAGGGAAAAAGGTTTACCAAAAGGTAGATATGGCAGAGGGGAGCTTATTTACTTGGGTTAGTGATGATGTATTTAGAAAGCCTACATTTGGTCGTTTTCTCTCACTTCTAGATAATTACAATCCACATGAAGGATGTAAGGAAGTAGTCACATCTGAGGAGAGAGAAGAGCAAGCTTCTTTCATAGAAGAAATCAGTAGAACAGCACCAATTAAATATCTTCACAAGTATCTTGCATCTAAGGGAATTGCACCAGGGAGTTACCAAGATTTCAAACAAATGATGACCAATCTGTGGTTTGACCTTTATGGCCGTGGTGGCACTTCTGGCTCCTCTTCTGCTTTTGAACATGTTTTTGTTGGAGAAATCAAACAAAGTGGCGAAGTTTCTGGCTTCCATAACTGGCTGCAGGTATGACCTCATAGTTTTCTTCTGCctgtttatataatttatctGTTCTTATTCATGCCAAATTGAAGGTGCACCACTTTATAATATTGGGTCATATTTGGTGCTCTTTTCTGCAATTATTCTGACATCACCACTCTCATTGATTAGCCAATATTGTATTACTGTGGATTAGTTTTCTGTTGCACAGTTTAGTGTTATTCCTCGATGAATAACTTCAATAGTTGAAATTGCCAAGAATACTTTGCTATAGTCTTGTATAGTCAATTGTTTGCCAATGAAGTTCTGTAACCATAAATACTTATTCAGGCCTGCCAATGTCTTGTTCTATTTTTGCTgataattaagtattttttttcttgctatTTGGGAAGTCATTAATCTGATAATCAGATGAAGCCTGCACAGATATATTTTGTTcctttaatttgtaatttaactTGTAATGACTTCTTCTATCTCACCTGTTGATGTATTTTGGCAGTTTTAccttgaagaagaaaaggggAGAGTTGATTATCAGGGCTATATTTTTCCCCGTCGACGGGGACAAACTGTGAGTAACTATTTATTAAGCTTATTGTATTGGCAATAATCCAAACAGAGAATAGAAGTTTGGTGCACCAATCACATGAAAGAAATAAACTCATCATTAGCTAGACATCAAAgcattttgaaattatttttcccAAAACAATGTAAGCCTAATTCATATTTCTGTTTCATTACGTAAAAAATCTTGTACTTAGCTTGTTTATGTTGGTATCTCGGTAAACATTTGTTATACTTCAAGCTGTAACCACCTCATTTTTAATGCTCTCTGCCACCAAAACTTGCAGCCTGACTCGGAAACGCAGCTTCTGACTGTTCAGTTTGAATGGAATGGTGTTCTGAAATCTGTATCAAGCACTTTGGTTGGAGTGAGCCCTGAATTTGAAATTGCTTTATATACCCTGTGTTTCTATGTTGGTAGGGAGGATAACCACATTCAACTCGGTCCATATGCAGTTAATATCAAGTGCTATCGTTTTAGCAATAAGATTGGATCTGTTTTCCCCATCGCAGATTCTTGAATTTTCAGTTTCCAGCAATGATATCGTTTGTTGTATGTATGAGAACTTATAGTTCATGGCTGGACAAGGTATATCTACAGCAGTGTATACATTATTGTAgaactattttatttcattcaGACATGCTATTATGTGTTATTAATTAGCATCTCAGATTCTATACTTGAGATACCTAGGAAATTTTACTGGATACACGTATGAACTGGATATTTTCGTAAGATATCTCAATTTCCTAGATATTATTGACGTACCATGTCTTACGAAAATATCTTGAAAGGTCTtaagatatttttgaaaagtattCCAGCTTACATTTTACACATAAGTTCAGGCTAAGTTCTGAAAATTCCAAATATTTAGGTGAACTGATTTTAGTTCCAAATTTGTCATTATTGTCGATCTTTACTTCAAAGAAGTAAAAAGATATTACCTTGTTATGCAGGAATCGCATAAACTTCTGCCAACTCCCACTCACCCTTccattgattttagttgcaagTTACTGTAAAGGTCTCCAACCTTCATTTTAATACCATGTTGAATGACTTGAACAGTTAGAGCTTATAACGTGGATGCCTTCAAGTTTTAATTCATTAGCTCACCAATATACACCAACAATCCTTGCTAAGTTATTGTATAAGTAAACTGTGTAAAATCAAGGATAATTAAATGAAGGATAAAGAGGGGTTGAAACAGTGTAGACGGATAACTAATGCCATGATTTTGGTTATAGGTAAAATAAGTATTATGCATCAGAAAGAGCTTTTCGTATCACGACAATGAAATTATATTCTCTTTCAGAAAGGGACGGATTGTATTGAACAAAAAGTTAGGTTCCACGTATTTATAGCCATAAACAGCATTTACCCGTTAAATTTGAACTTCACTTATTAGCTTCATCACCAATCATGGTTCCTACTTGTCCATGCAAAAATAAGAACTGAAATGGCTTGCTCTGAAAGTGAGTGATTCCCTTTCTTTTGGACAACTTCGGATAGAAATCTTATGAAATCGGTGAATTCACCACGAGGGGTTTTAGAAAGCTGTCTTTTTTTCTTACTCCCTCAGAAGCTAGTGCTAAAGGAACAATCTTCAAATCAAACGTCAATGGCTTCTGTCATTTTATGTTGATTTCCATATCTTAAAAGCTAACTTCTTACGTAAGAATTAACGCTAACTTGTTTGCATGCCCCTTTTCCCTTGGTCATtgattaatcaattttttttccatctaATATTGTTTCAGTTGAAATCAGAAATGTGACAAAACGTAAAGATAAGGTTCTATTTCCTCCACAAATTGTGTCGTATGAATTACGTGCACACAGCTCATCTCAATAACCCTTCATAGGAGAgtacaaaatatcaaaaatcAAGCATTTTGGAAGATTCCGAATCAAATTTCTGAAACTATCAACTTGCTCGATTTGCAAATCAAATTTGAATGCTTCCACGTTCCATCTGATGCAGATGCATCATAAACGACGATGTACATTTGTTAACCAAGTTTTTTCCTAACATTTAGGTGTGCCCTCTAATAATATCTTTTGTTTGGGAAGTTATATTAATCACGTAGTGTGCTATAACTTATGGGAATGTGAGTATTAGGAGGACCATTACGGGAAATTTATTAGTGTAATGTAAGATTAATAAGTCTGTGGCAGGTCTTCT contains:
- the LOC114179381 gene encoding poly(U)-specific endoribonuclease-B-like, which codes for MEGLIKGLVDVAIGGADHNDGQEEHGERSWADLVSGDQDQDHPRPQPHRQQQHHQQQTQWSNSPQKEERWEEDSHSYTNRPHQAVYRPQHEESQSQNFSTGHKVNEDQDGWQTVGKPQRRTEKVNEDQDGWQTVGKPPRRTQKVPKETWQNYKRPSHEQEYSDEVQVGDSLEPSEDELADLSKACEKLWDLDFNRLVPGKDYEIDCGEGKKVYQKVDMAEGSLFTWVSDDVFRKPTFGRFLSLLDNYNPHEGCKEVVTSEEREEQASFIEEISRTAPIKYLHKYLASKGIAPGSYQDFKQMMTNLWFDLYGRGGTSGSSSAFEHVFVGEIKQSGEVSGFHNWLQFYLEEEKGRVDYQGYIFPRRRGQTPDSETQLLTVQFEWNGVLKSVSSTLVGVSPEFEIALYTLCFYVGREDNHIQLGPYAVNIKCYRFSNKIGSVFPIADS